DNA from Terriglobales bacterium:
GAACCGCGCCCGGCAGTCGTCAAACCCGGCGCCGAACGCGCCCAGCCCCAGCGCAAAGGAGTTCTCCGGAAACGACATGGTGCGGCAATGCTCATGCCGGTAGCGCGCGCCCGCCACGAGCGCCGGATCGCCGATCACCTGGCAGGCCACTTCGCCCGCTTCCTCGAAATCGAACACCTCGTGAGCGGCGTTCGCACTGCTCAGGGTGCGGCCCGGCGGCTGCGCCGCCTTCATGGTGTCGGTGGTGGCCTCCTCTTTTGCCGCCAGCAGGATGGGTTCCAGGCCAACCAGCCGCAGGATGCTGCGCACCCGCTCCGACGCCGCGATGATGATCAACGAGCCCTGAATCCCGGCCAACTTCTTGTAATACTCCACCAGCACGCCGATGCCCGCGGAACTGAGGTAGGTCACGTCGGAAAGATCGAGCCGCAGGTGGTGCGATCCCTGCTGCACGATCTCCTTCAGCCCGGCAGAAAAGAACATCGACCAGTAGGAGTCCAGTCGGCCGCGCACCCGCAGCTCCAGCACATCTCCGCGAGGATGCTTAACGATGTCCATCGCGCGCCATCGCCTCCCGTCGAGCTTGCTCGAGCAGTGCGGGAGGCAGGGTGACCCCGGCCGCGCGGGCGGCCTCCGGGTTCACCACCAGGTAGGTTCCGGAAAAGGTCTCGAACGGGATGCGCGCCGGGCTCTCGCCACGGATCACGCGAGCAGCCTGGGCGCCGGCAATCCGGCCGCTGTCGAAGTATTCACGGGTGATGGCCACCATGGCGCCCTGCTCCACCTGTGCCTTCTGGAACGCGAACACCGGCAGGTGAACCTGGGCTGCGGCCCGAGCGATGCTTCCGAAGGCGGACGCCACGAGGTTGCCGGGCATCTGCATGACGGCGTCGATCCGCTTTCCCACCAGCGCTTGCGCGGCATCGGGGACGTCGGTGGCCGTGCTCACGGGAACCACTTCGATCTCCATTCCCGCCTCGCCGGCCGCTTCCCGGAACTGCTCCAGGAAATAAACCATGTTGGCTTCCGCAGGAACGTGCAACGTCCCCAGCCGGTGCACCCTGGGAAAGTATTTCCGCACTAGCGCCAGCATCTGCGGGTATCCCACGGATATGTCGACGCCGGTGACGAAGGGCAGATGGTCGATGTGGCTGGCGCCGGCGCCGGCGGCGACTCCGCTGGCCACGTAGGCGAAGACGACCGGCGTCCCCTTTCCGCGCCGAATGGCGGCCTGCAGGGTTGGGGTGGAAAGCGTTAGCAACAGGTCGGCATTCTGGGTGACCGCCGAATCCACCAGGGCGCTGACGGTCGCCATGTCGCCCTGTGCGTTGGAAAAGTGCAGCTCGTAATCGCGGCCTTCGACCAGGCCCGATTCGCGCAAGCCGGCCAGCACTCCGTCTTTAGTCTCGTTCGAATCTACGACATCGTTGTACTGGATGACGTGGAGTCTCCACTTCCGGCCCGTCCCGTCCTGCCGGCGTTCGCTGCCGGAAAACAACAAGGCGGCG
Protein-coding regions in this window:
- a CDS encoding ABC transporter substrate-binding protein; translated protein: MALVLKRLSFGLVLLLLASAALLFSGSERRQDGTGRKWRLHVIQYNDVVDSNETKDGVLAGLRESGLVEGRDYELHFSNAQGDMATVSALVDSAVTQNADLLLTLSTPTLQAAIRRGKGTPVVFAYVASGVAAGAGASHIDHLPFVTGVDISVGYPQMLALVRKYFPRVHRLGTLHVPAEANMVYFLEQFREAAGEAGMEIEVVPVSTATDVPDAAQALVGKRIDAVMQMPGNLVASAFGSIARAAAQVHLPVFAFQKAQVEQGAMVAITREYFDSGRIAGAQAARVIRGESPARIPFETFSGTYLVVNPEAARAAGVTLPPALLEQARREAMARDGHR